The Thermoproteota archaeon genome includes a window with the following:
- a CDS encoding copper-binding protein — protein sequence MPLEQTIITWIHLVSAAIWVGGSLFIGVVLAPVLKKSSMSLEERLQMMITVGRRFNRIAVPSLILLIATGIYTSQNFLTENSYQLLFSTSYGNFLLIKIFLVVLLLVTFAIHVRIIRKDVEEKILSKKLSPQQIQSLRKKIIILGEITVVISVAILFFAALLDSGA from the coding sequence ATGCCTCTTGAACAAACAATTATCACTTGGATACACCTTGTATCTGCTGCAATCTGGGTAGGAGGCTCTCTTTTCATTGGCGTAGTGTTAGCACCAGTATTAAAAAAATCATCAATGTCACTTGAAGAGAGATTACAAATGATGATTACTGTTGGAAGGAGATTCAATCGAATTGCAGTTCCGTCATTAATTTTGTTAATTGCTACTGGAATATACACATCTCAAAATTTTCTCACGGAAAATTCGTACCAATTATTATTTTCAACTAGTTATGGAAATTTCCTACTAATCAAAATTTTTTTGGTTGTTCTACTTTTAGTAACATTTGCAATTCATGTTAGAATTATTCGAAAAGACGTGGAAGAAAAAATTTTATCAAAAAAACTATCTCCTCAACAAATTCAATCATTAAGAAAAAAAATTATCATTTTAGGTGAAATAACAGTCGTAATTTCAGTTGCAATATTATTTTTTGCAGCATTATTAGATTCTGGAGCATGA
- the rtcA gene encoding RNA 3'-phosphate cyclase, with protein MDFFEIDGSYGEGGGQILRSSISLSCITQKPIQINNIRAKRKTPGLSAQHLTSIRILAKICNAEVHGLEIGSTCIKFVPGLIQDQKIIENVGTAGSISLIAQVLIPVVSISRKNLELNIKGGTDVSWSPTIDYTKIVLQEAYRRFGISFSLDVEQRGYYPKGNGIVRLNVLPANKLSTVSFTKREIKEADIHCTYSKIPSSIIETEVNKISRNLEKANFVTQLKIRNEDALDKGASILISSKDSKSIIGIDELLNVKNFRFSDIAQNFIECNLGVDSHLADMIVIPAALADGISVFRINTITKHLETNLYVTSKITGCKYGIGRIDGGFEIRIEGISCSRI; from the coding sequence ATGGATTTTTTTGAGATAGATGGTTCGTATGGTGAAGGTGGAGGACAGATACTTCGTAGTTCAATATCATTATCATGTATAACACAGAAACCGATTCAGATTAACAATATTAGAGCAAAACGAAAAACTCCAGGATTGAGCGCACAACATTTGACTTCAATTAGAATATTAGCAAAAATTTGTAATGCAGAAGTACATGGATTGGAAATTGGTTCAACTTGTATAAAATTTGTCCCGGGTCTAATTCAGGACCAGAAAATTATTGAAAATGTTGGTACTGCAGGAAGTATATCATTAATTGCACAAGTACTGATACCTGTAGTTTCTATATCAAGAAAAAATCTTGAATTAAACATTAAAGGAGGAACTGACGTATCTTGGAGTCCAACAATAGACTACACAAAAATTGTTTTACAAGAAGCTTATAGAAGATTTGGAATATCTTTTTCTTTGGATGTAGAACAGAGAGGGTATTATCCTAAAGGAAATGGAATTGTAAGACTAAATGTTTTACCTGCAAATAAATTAAGTACTGTATCATTTACAAAAAGAGAAATTAAGGAAGCAGACATACATTGTACTTACTCCAAAATTCCTAGCAGTATTATTGAAACTGAAGTAAACAAAATTTCTAGAAATTTGGAAAAAGCAAATTTTGTTACTCAATTAAAGATAAGAAATGAAGATGCACTTGACAAAGGGGCAAGTATTTTGATCTCTAGTAAAGATTCAAAATCAATAATTGGAATAGATGAATTACTTAATGTAAAAAATTTCAGATTTTCAGATATTGCTCAAAACTTTATTGAATGTAATCTAGGAGTAGATTCCCACCTTGCAGATATGATAGTTATCCCTGCAGCGTTGGCAGATGGCATTTCAGTATTTAGGATAAATACCATCACAAAGCATTTGGAGACAAATCTGTATGTTACATCAAAGATTACAGGTTGTAAATATGGAATTGGAAGAATCGATGGAGGGTTTGAGATAAGAATTGAGGGTATTTCATGCTCCAGAATCTAA
- a CDS encoding nicotinamide-nucleotide adenylyltransferase produces MNGLLIGRFQPFHLGHLEAIKFALSKVDKLWLGIGSSNKPIGKENPFLADERRKMIEHSIDKNFLSKIQIFDIPDFDNHQKWMENIEKTVPHFDIVFSNDEMTRKMYHRHEIITSEIPFIKREKFSGTKIREKIKTNQNWKDLVPSGTQKILDEIKVKDRLSSL; encoded by the coding sequence GTGAATGGATTACTAATTGGAAGATTCCAACCATTTCATTTAGGTCATCTTGAGGCAATAAAATTTGCATTATCAAAAGTTGATAAATTATGGTTAGGTATTGGAAGCTCTAACAAACCTATTGGAAAAGAAAACCCCTTTCTTGCAGATGAGAGACGCAAGATGATTGAACATTCCATCGATAAAAATTTTTTATCAAAAATTCAGATCTTTGACATTCCTGATTTTGATAATCATCAAAAATGGATGGAAAATATTGAAAAAACCGTTCCTCACTTTGATATTGTATTTTCTAATGACGAAATGACAAGAAAGATGTATCATAGGCACGAAATTATAACTTCTGAAATTCCTTTCATTAAGAGAGAAAAATTTAGTGGTACAAAAATTAGGGAAAAAATCAAAACCAATCAAAACTGGAAAGATTTAGTTCCTTCTGGAACACAAAAAATCCTTGATGAAATAAAGGTAAAAGATCGGCTCTCTAGTCTTTAA
- a CDS encoding alanine--glyoxylate aminotransferase family protein encodes MEYLVMLPGPTNVPERVTRAMYTYMINHRSDDFVKLYEPCVEKTKKVFETNGEAVCLSASGTGAVEASVVNLIKKGDKVIIPVNGEFSGRLSQMLSWAGAEVIKLESPPGENASFDKVKEAFDNNKDVKAFYCVWNETSTGTMLNYLDKVKDLTSRNDSYYVVDGVSIVGGEEFHMDKWGVDIAMTGAQKAFAAPPGISPICVNERTKKYMNANPPNTMYFNLPRYFKYYEEAKHTPFTPALPLLYAYNEAMDIILEEGMDARVKRHRTCSQALYSGLNAIGLTPFAKEDARSTVVIALNYLDGLEDKTFRNTLANKFRVLVAGGFGNLKGKVFRVGCMGEVNRYHVMRTISSISSALAMMGYETDTQAGLKAAEEKLKSL; translated from the coding sequence TTGGAATATCTTGTAATGTTACCAGGACCAACAAACGTGCCAGAAAGAGTGACACGTGCTATGTATACTTACATGATTAACCATCGTAGTGATGATTTTGTTAAATTGTATGAGCCATGTGTTGAAAAGACAAAAAAAGTTTTTGAGACAAATGGTGAAGCAGTCTGTTTATCTGCTTCGGGAACTGGTGCAGTAGAAGCAAGTGTTGTTAATCTAATCAAAAAGGGCGATAAGGTAATCATTCCAGTGAATGGTGAATTTAGTGGTAGATTGTCTCAAATGTTATCATGGGCAGGAGCTGAAGTTATCAAGCTTGAATCTCCACCTGGTGAGAATGCTAGCTTTGATAAAGTAAAAGAGGCGTTTGATAATAATAAAGACGTAAAGGCATTCTATTGTGTTTGGAACGAAACATCTACTGGTACTATGCTCAATTATCTTGATAAAGTAAAAGATCTTACCTCAAGAAACGATTCGTACTATGTGGTTGATGGAGTATCAATCGTAGGTGGCGAAGAATTCCACATGGATAAGTGGGGTGTAGACATAGCAATGACTGGAGCACAAAAAGCATTTGCTGCTCCTCCGGGAATTTCTCCAATCTGTGTCAATGAAAGAACCAAAAAATACATGAATGCTAATCCACCAAATACAATGTACTTCAATTTACCTAGATATTTCAAATATTATGAAGAAGCAAAACATACTCCATTTACTCCAGCTTTACCTTTACTGTATGCATACAATGAAGCAATGGACATAATTTTAGAAGAAGGAATGGATGCACGAGTTAAACGTCACAGAACATGTTCACAAGCATTGTATTCAGGTCTTAATGCGATTGGTTTAACTCCATTTGCAAAAGAAGATGCTCGCTCTACTGTTGTGATTGCATTAAATTATCTTGATGGATTAGAAGACAAAACATTCAGAAACACATTAGCAAATAAATTCAGAGTTTTAGTCGCTGGCGGATTTGGAAATTTGAAAGGCAAAGTTTTCAGAGTTGGATGCATGGGAGAAGTAAATCGATATCATGTAATGAGAACTATCTCATCAATATCTTCTGCATTAGCAATGATGGGATATGAGACTGATACTCAAGCAGGACTCAAAGCTGCTGAAGAAAAATTAAAGTCACTCTAA
- a CDS encoding peptidylprolyl isomerase has translation MTFSKGSLILVDYSAKVKDSQDVFETTIEEEAKKHSIHEPNVKYQPKLVSVGESWVLKGLDEALANTKVGDKLTVEVPPEKGFGARDSGKVRMIPLRKLGEDADKVSVGDSIEIDDKRGIIRFIGSGRVQVDYNHRYAGKTILYDVNVVKSLDTDEDKISGILKRHMPVEDSKLSFKKNANVLDITIPEEIFRADGLQIMKHFIQVDLFKFIPNLEKINYVETHVNKQSKKQDKKESNTEKQEKPVSPKTN, from the coding sequence TTGACTTTCAGTAAGGGTTCACTAATCTTAGTTGATTATTCAGCTAAAGTGAAAGATTCTCAGGATGTTTTTGAAACAACAATCGAAGAAGAAGCAAAGAAGCATTCAATTCATGAACCAAATGTCAAGTATCAACCAAAGTTGGTTTCTGTAGGAGAATCATGGGTTCTAAAAGGATTAGATGAAGCACTTGCAAATACAAAAGTTGGAGATAAATTAACAGTAGAAGTTCCACCCGAAAAAGGATTTGGTGCAAGAGATTCTGGAAAAGTTAGAATGATTCCATTAAGAAAATTAGGTGAAGATGCAGACAAAGTATCAGTTGGTGATTCAATTGAAATTGATGATAAACGAGGAATCATTAGGTTCATTGGTTCTGGAAGAGTCCAAGTTGATTACAATCATAGATATGCTGGAAAAACAATCCTTTATGATGTTAATGTTGTAAAATCACTTGATACTGATGAAGATAAAATTTCAGGTATACTAAAACGACATATGCCCGTTGAAGATTCAAAACTTTCCTTTAAGAAAAACGCTAACGTGTTAGATATAACAATTCCAGAAGAAATTTTTCGAGCCGATGGCCTTCAAATTATGAAACATTTCATCCAAGTGGATTTGTTCAAATTCATACCTAATCTTGAGAAAATTAACTACGTTGAAACACATGTAAACAAACAATCTAAAAAACAAGATAAAAAAGAATCAAACACAGAAAAACAGGAAAAACCTGTCAGTCCAAAAACAAATTAA
- a CDS encoding iron-containing alcohol dehydrogenase, with amino-acid sequence MTKNQDSMPSHTMELPRQIVVGEGNIKDIGNFFKGLDKPRKVSLISGSNVRKVVQKKIERSLESAKIRYAWHVASSNEISNLKILEKEVRQDKSSLIVGIGGGRAVDAAKMVGFNLKKPFVSVPTAASHDGIASPFVSIKGDKPHSIVATAPLGVFVDIDIIKSAPKRLLASGCGDLIANIIAVKDWKLGRDKTGEYYGRYAADLALMSANIVIENSSTFAKSGVDVRVIVEALISAGVASCIAGSSRPCSGAEHLFSHALDKLAPGVGLHGEKCGIGSIMMAKLQGQDWKNIAQTLKNVGAPTTAKQIGLDEDVLAEAIVIAQDLRPERYTILKEKSMTKKKAISLAKSTNVI; translated from the coding sequence ATGACAAAAAATCAAGATTCCATGCCTTCCCATACTATGGAACTGCCCAGACAGATTGTTGTAGGCGAAGGAAACATCAAGGATATTGGTAATTTCTTTAAAGGATTAGATAAGCCAAGGAAGGTTTCTTTGATTTCAGGCTCAAATGTCAGAAAAGTAGTACAAAAAAAAATTGAGCGATCATTGGAATCTGCAAAGATTCGTTATGCATGGCATGTTGCAAGTAGTAATGAAATTTCAAATCTAAAAATCCTAGAAAAGGAGGTTAGGCAGGATAAAAGTAGTCTAATAGTAGGAATTGGCGGAGGCAGAGCTGTTGATGCAGCAAAGATGGTGGGTTTTAATCTCAAAAAACCATTTGTGAGCGTTCCTACTGCTGCATCACATGATGGTATTGCAAGTCCATTTGTCTCAATTAAAGGAGATAAGCCCCATTCAATTGTGGCAACAGCTCCTTTAGGGGTATTTGTAGACATTGATATCATCAAAAGCGCCCCTAAGCGACTTTTAGCAAGTGGGTGTGGAGACCTTATTGCAAATATCATTGCTGTAAAAGATTGGAAATTAGGACGTGATAAAACAGGGGAGTATTACGGAAGATATGCAGCTGATTTAGCATTAATGAGTGCAAATATCGTAATTGAGAACTCCTCAACATTTGCAAAAAGTGGTGTTGATGTAAGGGTCATCGTTGAAGCCTTGATCAGTGCAGGAGTTGCATCATGTATTGCAGGAAGTAGTAGGCCATGTTCAGGAGCTGAGCATTTGTTTTCTCATGCATTAGACAAACTAGCACCAGGAGTAGGGCTGCATGGAGAAAAATGTGGAATTGGTTCAATTATGATGGCAAAACTGCAAGGACAGGATTGGAAAAACATTGCACAGACTCTAAAGAATGTAGGAGCACCTACAACAGCAAAGCAAATAGGGTTAGATGAGGATGTCCTTGCAGAAGCAATAGTCATAGCACAAGATCTAAGACCTGAGCGATATACAATTCTAAAAGAGAAATCAATGACTAAAAAGAAGGCTATCTCGCTAGCAAAAAGTACTAACGTAATTTAA
- the psmB gene encoding proteasome endopeptidase complex, archaeal, beta subunit — protein MSNNVEEKILHGTTTVGIQAKDGVVLCADMRASAGYFIANNNTMKIQKLDDHAGLTLAGGVADAQNITDILRYHASLHRIQKQEPIPIKSLTRLTSLIFHQNRGYPFIADILVGGYDNNGPALFNIDMFGSTEKKLYVTTGSGSPVAYGLLEEEYREDLTVEEAKVIALRAVKAAITRNIGTGDGINVAIIDKDGFRLLTKEQKKAIITL, from the coding sequence TTGTCAAACAACGTTGAAGAAAAAATTCTGCATGGAACGACCACAGTAGGTATTCAAGCAAAAGATGGTGTAGTTCTCTGTGCCGATATGAGGGCCAGTGCTGGATATTTCATAGCCAACAATAATACCATGAAGATTCAAAAACTCGACGATCATGCAGGACTCACACTAGCAGGAGGAGTTGCAGATGCACAAAATATTACCGATATACTCCGATATCACGCTAGTTTACATAGAATTCAAAAACAAGAACCCATTCCAATAAAATCCCTTACAAGGTTAACCTCTTTAATTTTCCACCAAAATCGTGGATATCCTTTCATCGCTGATATCTTAGTTGGTGGTTATGATAATAATGGACCAGCTTTGTTTAACATAGATATGTTTGGCTCCACTGAAAAGAAACTGTATGTCACAACTGGTAGTGGCTCACCTGTTGCATATGGTTTGTTAGAAGAAGAATATAGAGAAGATCTTACAGTGGAAGAAGCAAAGGTGATAGCTCTACGAGCAGTAAAAGCAGCTATTACAAGAAACATCGGAACAGGCGATGGAATCAATGTTGCCATCATCGATAAAGATGGATTCCGACTTTTAACAAAAGAACAGAAGAAAGCCATCATCACACTTTAG
- a CDS encoding beta-CASP ribonuclease aCPSF1, protein MQRKQQQKEVLSGPNIMATILQSIPKDANVTKIEYEGPRIALYTNTPRYLMENNEIISNLVNVIKKRIVVRTDESIRKSEEDARKILNQIVPKDAKLENTFFDTATGEVSLEAKRPWLLQRNAQEFNHAEVTEQIGWKLRIRKATTTPSSTIQMINYNLKISSAERGKQLRQIGDEIFRPRLAQKSEVSLLTLGGFGQVGRSCMLLSTTESKILIDCGINPGAASPAESFPRLDWANITLDELDAIVIGHAHLDHTGFLPALCKYGYKGPIYCTEPTLPMMNLIQLDAIKVAAAQGRTPMYGERDVKQIMRQAITIPYGTVTDISPDIKLVLANAGHILGSALCHFHIGNGDHNFVYSGDIKFAKSILFEAANWNFPRVETLLVESTYGAKEDIQPSRQEVESAFINAVNNTLADGGKVLIPIPAVGRAQEIMMVIDHYMKSGEMVEAPVFTEGMISEASAIHEAYPEYLARELKQKILETDDNPFDSEYFTNVEHADAREEPMREDSPCIILATSGMLEGGPVLEYFKNIAPDKKNKILFVSYQVNGTLGRRVLDGARQVSLLGKEGKVEVVNINCGMEKLDGFSGHSDYNQLMSFVQKMRPKLRRVLVNHGERRKSENLAMSIRRMFRVPAHYPQIQEAIKLF, encoded by the coding sequence ATGCAAAGAAAACAACAACAAAAGGAAGTACTATCAGGCCCAAATATCATGGCTACCATACTGCAAAGTATTCCTAAAGATGCAAATGTTACAAAAATAGAATATGAAGGCCCACGTATTGCATTGTATACAAACACTCCTAGATATTTGATGGAAAATAACGAAATTATCTCAAATCTTGTTAATGTAATCAAAAAAAGAATTGTAGTTAGAACCGATGAATCCATTCGTAAATCAGAAGAAGATGCAAGAAAGATCCTAAATCAAATTGTTCCCAAGGATGCAAAGCTGGAAAATACTTTTTTTGATACAGCCACAGGTGAAGTATCATTAGAAGCAAAAAGACCTTGGCTTTTACAACGTAACGCTCAAGAATTCAACCATGCAGAAGTCACTGAGCAAATTGGATGGAAACTAAGAATTCGTAAAGCTACGACTACCCCTTCAAGTACTATTCAAATGATAAATTACAATCTTAAAATCTCATCAGCAGAACGTGGAAAACAACTAAGACAGATTGGAGATGAAATCTTTAGACCTAGACTTGCCCAAAAATCCGAAGTATCTTTACTCACACTTGGAGGCTTTGGCCAGGTTGGACGTTCCTGCATGCTGCTATCTACAACAGAAAGTAAAATTCTCATAGATTGTGGAATTAACCCTGGAGCTGCTAGTCCTGCAGAATCTTTCCCAAGACTTGATTGGGCAAATATTACACTTGATGAATTAGATGCAATAGTTATAGGTCATGCACACCTTGATCATACTGGATTTTTACCTGCACTTTGTAAATATGGTTACAAAGGACCCATCTATTGCACAGAGCCTACCCTGCCGATGATGAACTTAATTCAATTAGACGCAATTAAGGTAGCTGCTGCTCAAGGAAGAACTCCAATGTATGGTGAAAGAGATGTCAAACAGATTATGAGACAAGCAATAACAATTCCATATGGTACGGTTACCGATATTTCCCCTGACATTAAACTTGTTTTAGCTAATGCAGGTCATATCCTAGGTTCTGCATTATGCCACTTTCATATTGGAAACGGTGATCATAACTTTGTTTATTCTGGAGATATTAAATTTGCAAAAAGTATTCTCTTTGAGGCTGCTAATTGGAATTTCCCTAGAGTAGAAACCCTTTTGGTTGAAAGCACTTATGGAGCCAAAGAAGACATTCAACCTTCAAGGCAAGAAGTAGAGTCTGCATTCATCAATGCAGTTAACAACACACTAGCTGATGGTGGTAAAGTACTCATACCAATTCCGGCAGTTGGCAGAGCACAAGAAATTATGATGGTAATTGATCACTATATGAAATCAGGAGAGATGGTTGAAGCACCAGTCTTTACCGAAGGCATGATATCTGAAGCTTCAGCAATTCATGAAGCATATCCTGAATATCTTGCACGTGAACTAAAACAAAAAATTCTAGAGACCGATGATAATCCATTTGATTCTGAGTACTTTACAAATGTAGAACATGCTGATGCAAGAGAAGAACCGATGCGTGAAGATTCACCATGTATTATTTTAGCAACATCTGGAATGCTAGAGGGCGGACCTGTACTGGAGTACTTTAAGAATATTGCACCAGATAAAAAGAACAAGATACTTTTTGTTTCATACCAAGTTAATGGAACTCTTGGTAGACGTGTATTAGACGGTGCAAGACAGGTTTCATTACTAGGAAAAGAAGGAAAAGTTGAAGTTGTTAACATCAATTGTGGAATGGAAAAATTAGACGGATTTAGTGGACACAGTGATTATAACCAACTAATGTCATTTGTACAAAAAATGAGGCCAAAACTTAGACGGGTTTTGGTTAATCATGGTGAGAGAAGAAAATCTGAAAACCTTGCAATGTCGATTCGTAGAATGTTTAGAGTACCTGCTCATTACCCGCAAATTCAAGAAGCAATAAAATTATTTTAG
- a CDS encoding DUF552 domain-containing protein translates to MQKQESPTYLKAITIRDPSDVHSIKEDIKKNMILILRVTPLAQKDVEQLRKVVEELYSIAKNSGSDIARLGEERIIVAPTNVKIWKPEYDLK, encoded by the coding sequence ATGCAAAAACAAGAGAGTCCAACATATCTAAAGGCCATTACAATCAGAGATCCTAGTGATGTTCATTCCATAAAAGAGGACATCAAAAAAAATATGATTTTGATTCTACGTGTTACGCCATTAGCACAGAAAGATGTTGAGCAGCTGCGTAAAGTGGTCGAAGAGTTGTATTCTATTGCCAAGAACTCTGGTTCAGATATTGCAAGATTAGGCGAAGAGAGAATAATTGTTGCTCCAACTAATGTAAAGATCTGGAAGCCTGAATACGATCTAAAATAA
- a CDS encoding tRNA (5-methylaminomethyl-2-thiouridylate)-methyltransferase gives MADEPKKKVVALLSGGLDSQLAVKMMQKEGFEVSAVAIKTPFCDFDCGRGCGFEIRERADDLNVNLKTVYLGDEYIEMLKHPKHGFGAGMNPCIDCRAMMFDAAKKHMEEIGAEFIISGEVVGQRPMSQHRPALKTIEKESGLEGKILRPLSARLLPPTDAEKSGLIKRENLGMIRGRTRRAQLDMAKEFGIENPPNAGGGCLLTDPSFGLRAKDLFNHVETPTTNDIDLLKIGRHFRLDEKTKLIVGRNHDENNMISALALPKDIILEAKDHVGPTSLLRGDTCSEFKQLAASVTLRYADASDCEAHTVKIRQNTLESEITAECAKEETYIKYRI, from the coding sequence ATGGCAGATGAACCAAAAAAGAAAGTTGTTGCTTTGTTATCAGGTGGATTAGACAGTCAATTAGCTGTTAAAATGATGCAAAAAGAAGGATTTGAGGTTTCTGCAGTGGCCATTAAAACGCCATTTTGTGATTTTGATTGTGGTAGAGGTTGTGGTTTTGAGATCAGGGAAAGAGCTGATGATCTTAATGTGAATTTAAAAACAGTTTACTTGGGTGATGAATACATCGAGATGCTAAAACATCCAAAACATGGTTTTGGGGCAGGGATGAATCCTTGTATTGATTGTAGAGCAATGATGTTTGATGCTGCAAAGAAACACATGGAGGAGATTGGTGCAGAGTTTATTATTTCTGGAGAAGTGGTCGGTCAAAGACCAATGAGTCAACATCGACCTGCATTAAAAACAATTGAAAAAGAATCTGGACTTGAAGGAAAAATTTTACGTCCGTTATCAGCAAGATTACTACCTCCTACCGATGCAGAGAAAAGTGGTTTAATCAAAAGAGAGAACTTGGGAATGATTAGAGGTAGAACAAGAAGAGCACAATTAGATATGGCAAAAGAATTTGGAATTGAAAATCCTCCAAATGCTGGTGGAGGTTGTTTGCTAACAGATCCTTCATTTGGTTTACGTGCAAAAGATCTTTTTAATCATGTCGAAACACCAACAACTAATGATATTGATCTGTTAAAGATTGGAAGACATTTTAGATTAGATGAAAAAACAAAATTAATTGTTGGTAGAAATCATGATGAAAACAACATGATAAGCGCATTGGCGCTTCCAAAAGATATCATACTTGAGGCAAAAGATCATGTTGGTCCAACATCACTGTTACGTGGAGATACATGTTCAGAGTTTAAGCAACTAGCAGCTTCTGTAACTCTTCGATATGCAGATGCATCAGATTGTGAAGCTCATACTGTAAAAATTCGTCAGAACACACTAGAGTCTGAAATTACTGCAGAATGTGCAAAAGAAGAGACATACATCAAGTATAGAATCTAG
- a CDS encoding aminopeptidase P family protein yields MKDRRSNLVKFTKKIDCDTLITFEPENLFYLTGFWGEAIGILEKNGNTTIIAPELEVGRAKDESIDTKVVTSERGTALISELVKKVRGKNPCTDCQNYSVMQSLKKSIPKIKHSSEPFENSRLIKDSTEIKILKKASRIIDEMFELCTKKIKEGQKESELQALLMGYAIEQGMFDTGYKSTLNPLIIAGGPNGALPHAQVTNRKFANGDLIVVDLTLRYKGYVSDSTRTFGLGKISKQAQEVYEIVKESQELGLKAVKPNVTCKSVDDACRDYINEKNYGKYFIHSTGHGIGLDVHELPTISYRSKTKLAKNMAITVEPGIYIPNKFGVRIEDSLIVDKKPIVMHKFTKELLVL; encoded by the coding sequence ATGAAGGATAGACGATCTAATCTTGTCAAATTTACAAAAAAAATTGATTGTGATACTCTCATAACATTTGAGCCTGAAAACTTGTTTTATCTAACAGGTTTTTGGGGTGAGGCAATTGGAATTTTAGAAAAAAATGGAAATACTACAATTATTGCTCCAGAGCTAGAAGTTGGTCGAGCAAAGGATGAGTCTATTGATACAAAAGTGGTGACTTCTGAGCGTGGAACTGCATTAATTTCTGAACTTGTCAAGAAAGTAAGAGGAAAAAACCCCTGTACAGACTGCCAGAATTATTCAGTCATGCAATCCCTCAAAAAATCAATTCCAAAAATTAAGCACTCTTCTGAGCCATTTGAAAATTCCAGACTCATCAAAGATTCTACAGAAATTAAAATTCTAAAAAAAGCATCTAGAATTATTGATGAAATGTTTGAACTATGTACAAAAAAAATTAAGGAAGGACAAAAAGAATCAGAGCTGCAAGCATTACTGATGGGCTATGCAATTGAGCAAGGAATGTTTGATACTGGCTACAAATCAACTCTTAACCCATTAATTATTGCTGGCGGACCAAATGGTGCACTGCCTCATGCGCAGGTTACTAATAGAAAATTCGCCAATGGTGATCTAATTGTAGTTGATCTTACCTTGCGATACAAGGGCTATGTTTCTGATTCAACTAGGACTTTTGGATTGGGAAAAATTTCAAAACAGGCACAAGAAGTGTATGAAATTGTTAAGGAATCACAAGAACTTGGATTAAAAGCTGTAAAACCAAATGTCACATGCAAATCAGTTGATGATGCATGCCGAGACTACATCAATGAAAAGAATTATGGGAAATACTTTATCCATTCCACTGGCCATGGAATTGGTCTTGATGTTCATGAACTCCCAACAATTTCATATAGAAGCAAAACAAAACTTGCAAAAAATATGGCTATAACTGTTGAACCAGGAATTTACATTCCAAACAAGTTTGGTGTCAGAATTGAAGACTCGTTAATTGTAGATAAAAAACCAATTGTAATGCACAAGTTCACAAAAGAACTTTTAGTATTATAA